Within the Polaribacter pectinis genome, the region TAATGCTTCCAAATTAAAATAGATCATTAAACATTTTTAAAATGGCAAAAGAAGTTAGTAAAGTAGTTAAGTTACAAGTAAGGGGAGGCGCAGCGAATCCATCGCCGCCGGTTGGACCCGCTTTAGGAGCTGCTGGTGTTAACATTATGGAGTTCTGTAAACAGTTTAATGCAAGAACGCAAGACAAACAAGGTAAAGTTTTACCTGTTGTTATTACTGTTTTCAAAGATAAATCATTTGATTTTCTTGTAAAAACTCCTCCTGCAGCAGTTCAGTTACTAGAAGCGGCCAAAATTAAG harbors:
- the rplK gene encoding 50S ribosomal protein L11 produces the protein MAKEVSKVVKLQVRGGAANPSPPVGPALGAAGVNIMEFCKQFNARTQDKQGKVLPVVITVFKDKSFDFLVKTPPAAVQLLEAAKIKKGSGEPNRKKVASVTWDQIKVIAEDKMVDLNAFEISSAMRMIAGTARSMGLTVKGNAPA